A part of Anser cygnoides isolate HZ-2024a breed goose chromosome 17, Taihu_goose_T2T_genome, whole genome shotgun sequence genomic DNA contains:
- the TMEM132C gene encoding transmembrane protein 132C isoform X7 has product MDTEILNTAILTGKTVAVPIKVVSIEENSAVTDISESVECKSSDEDVIKVSDRCDYVYVNGKEMKGKVNALVNFTYQYLSAPLQITVWVPRLPLQIDISDTELSQIKGWRVPVVSNKRPTRDSDDEDEDERKGRGCTLQYQHAMVRVLTQFVAEDSSPWGQLSYLLGSDWQFDITDLVMDFMKLEEPHIAKLQEGRILIGREVGMTTMQVLSPLSDSILAEKTVTVLDDKVTITDLGVQLVAGLSLFLQPSAASNQAIVATTIAQELLHTPKQEAVVSTWIQFSDSSVTPLDIYDPKDFSLSAVSLDEAVVSIHQNAALKWPVVAAEGEGQGTLIKVDMMISEACQKSKRKSILAVGNGNVKVKFGQNDADSDPGGDYDADEIENHASDRRHKVSDQERYGQDGRYYGSSSAEREESAIRKVSTTAKSVIKNKVMKNNRLDGGKLSDDSQLQNIPIDFTNFPAQVDLPKGSEGMEENDLVQTPRGLSDLEIGMYALLGVFCLAILVFLINCATFALKYRHKQVLVEGQATMTHSHDWVWLGNEAELLENTADASPQQDEHTTIIDRGTGCEESNQLLNGSAQKNIQSQVHRRADSGGKLVKDQKSEPLHSPTSKRKRVKFTTFTTIPPDDGCPTVNSILSSNDDDIKWVCQDMDLGDSKEIRNYMEKFKDKV; this is encoded by the exons GTTTCTGACAGATGTGACTATGTTTATGTCAATGgtaaagaaatgaaaggcaaGGTGAACGCACTCGTGAACTTCACCTACCAGTATCTGAGTGCTCCTCTGCAAATCACAGTCTGGGTTCCACGCCTGCCTCTTCAGATCGACATTTCGGACACAGAACTGAGCCAAATAAAAGGCTGGCGAGTCCCCGTGGTTTCCAACAAAAG gCCCACCAGAGACAGTGATGACGAGGATGAAGATGAACGGAAAGGGAGAGGATGCACTCTCCAGTACCAGCATGCCATGGTGCGAGTCCTGACGCAGTTCGTAGCTGAGGATTCCAGCCCTTGGGGTCAGCTGAGCTACCTGCTGGGCTCTGACTGGCAGTTTGACATTACAGACCTGGTGATGGATTTTATGAAACTGGAGGAACCTCACATTGCCAagctgcaggaaggcaggatTTTGATCGGACGGGAAGTAGGAATGACAACGATGCAG GTTTTGTCTCCTCTGTCTGACTCCATCCTGGCAGAGAAGACAGTGACTGTTCTAGATGACAAAGTGACCATAACAGACCTTGGAGTCCAACTGGTGGCAGGGCTTTCGCTCTTTCTTCAGCCAAGCGCAGCAAGTAATCAGGCTATTGTGGCTACAACCATTGCCCAAGAGCTACTTCATACTCCTAAGCAG GAGGCTGTGGTAAGCACctggattcagttcagtgacaGCTCTGTTACTCCGCTGGACATTTATGACCCTAAGGACTTCTCTCTTTCTGCCGTGTCATTAGATGAAGCTGTTGTCTCAATCCACCAGAACGCTGCCTTGAAATGGCCAGTTGTAGCAGCAGAAGGTGAAGGTCAGGGCACATTAATCAAGGTGGACATGATGATTTCTGAAGCCTGCCAAAAGTCCAAGAGGAAAAGTATCCTGGCTGTGGGAAACGGCAACGTCAAAGTCAAGTTCGGCCAGAATGATGCAGACTCTGACCCAGGTGGAGATTATGATGCTGATGAGATTGAAAACCATGCTAGCGACCGGCGGCACAAAGTGTCAGATCAGGAGCGGTATGGCCAGGATGGACGATATTATGGTAGCTCTTCAGCAGAGCGAGAGGAAAGCGCCATCAGGAAAGTCAGCACCACTGCAAaatctgtaataaaaaataaagtgatgaAAAACAACAGGCTGGATGGTGGCAAACTCTCAGATGATAGCCAGCTGCAGAACATCCCCATAGACTTCACCAACTTCCCTGCTCAAGTAGACCTCCCAAAAGGCAGTGAAGGCATGGAGGAAAATGATCTGGTGCAGACACCCAGAGGCCTTAGCGATTTGGAGATCGGGATGTATGCTCTGCTAGGTGTCTTCTGCCTGGCAATTCTAGTCTTCCTAATAAACTGTGCAACATTTGCACTTAAATACCGTCACAAGCAGGTTCTGGTGGAAGGACAGGCCACCATGACCCATTCCCATgactgggtctggctgggaaaTGAAGCAGAACTGCTAGAGAACACAGCAGATGCATCACCTCAGCAGGATGAGCACACAACCATTATTGACCGAGGGACGGGTTGCGAGGAGAGCAACCAGCTCCTCAACGGCAGTGCTCAGAAGAACATTCAGAGCCAGGTTCACAGGCGTGCTGACTCAGGGGGCAAGCTTGTAAAGGACCAGAAATCCGAACCTTTACATTCGCCAACATCTAAACGGAAGCGGGTAAAATTCACAACATTCACTACCATCCCACCCGACGATGGTTGTCCTACTGTCAATTCAATCCTAAGTAGCAATGATGATGACATTAAATGGGTGTGCCAGGATATGGACCTGGGGGACTCCAAAGAGATAAGAAATTACATGGAGAAGTTCAAAGACAAAGTGTAG